Part of the Candidatus Aminicenantes bacterium genome, GGTACGGGAAAAGAAGTGCACCAGAGTGCGGAAAATGCTTTTCACCTGGTTGACAATTCCGGGCGCCATGTAGTCATCCGTTTTGGCCGCGTAGGACCAGTAAATGCGCCAGGGCCGGCCGATGATGTATTCGGCGGGTACGGATCCCCAGTAGCGCGAATCAAAGCTGTGGTCCCGGTTGTCGCCCATGCAGAAGTACTGTCCCGAGGGCACTGTAAAGGCGGGATAATTGTCCCGATAGCCGGCCTGGATCCGGGGATCCTTGAAGTAGGTATAGGGTTCGTCCAGGACTTTGCCGTCAATAAAGACCTGCTTTTTGCGGATGGTAATGGTTTCTCCAGGCAAGGCGATCACCCGTTTCACGTACTCTTTGTCCATTTCCGCCGGAGACTTGAACGTCACGATCATTCCCCGTTGAATGGACACCTGGGGCAACAGGAAACTTCCCGGCCCCCCGATGGCGCGTGAATAGGCCACCTTGTCCACCAGCAAATGATCACCAATAAGCAAAGTATCTTCCATGGAGCCGGTGGGGATCACAAAA contains:
- the lepB gene encoding signal peptidase I is translated as MVKKALGRWKTRRKERREAKRGPGGPREYAELIAETLIYVFFVMTFLLQSFVIPTGSMEDTLLIGDHLLVDKVAYSRAIGGPGSFLLPQVSIQRGMIVTFKSPAEMDKEYVKRVIALPGETITIRKKQVFIDGKVLDEPYTYFKDPRIQAGYRDNYPAFTVPSGQYFCMGDNRDHSFDSRYWGSVPAEYIIGRPWRIYWSYAAKTDDYMAPGIVNQVKSIFRTLVHFFSRTRWQRSLQLVR